A single genomic interval of Salmo trutta chromosome 13, fSalTru1.1, whole genome shotgun sequence harbors:
- the LOC115206817 gene encoding odorant receptor 131-2-like: MANNNTTTADDGSSSSVQQVNDRIIIVQLMNAIFIYIICLLIFTFFKKGTFLSNTRYVFFAHTLLADCLYLIMTNNLLLLTYFSVTVPAAVCVVFCVLLSELTFVTPLTLTAMSLERYVAICMPLRHGALSTVRRAIHCILLIHSISAIQPIIIVSIFFASVPLGFYTQYKLCSAEMFIAHKWQRHLRSAIGQFYFLVMSITIVFTYARIISVAKEASDNKKSLSKGRKTVILHAIQLFLCLIQLWCPFMEAAILPINLKLYINVRFFDYIVFILAPRCLCPLVYGLRDEKFFLAIKYYVFFGVNKNISPILVDNLITGHMKT, encoded by the coding sequence ATGGCTAACAACAATACAACAACTGCAGATGATGGTAGCAGCTCCTCTGTGCAACAAGTTAATGACAGGATCATAATAGTCCAGCTGATGAATGCAATCTTCATTTACATCATCTGCCTGCTCATCTTCACCTTCTTCAAAAAGGGCACCTTTCTCTCAAACACACGTTATGTTTTCTTTGCTCACACGCTGCTGGCTGACTGTCTGTACCTAATCATGACTAATAACTTGCTCCTCCTGACTTACTTTAGTGTCACTGTGCcagctgctgtgtgtgttgtcttcTGTGTGTTGCTAAGTGAGTTGACCTTTGTCACGCCGCTGACACTGACAGCCATGAGCCTGGAGCGCTATGTGGCCATCTGCATGCCCCTGCGCCACGGAGCGCTCTCCACTGTACGCAGAGCCATTCACTGCATCCTACTCATCCACAGCATCAGCGCCATACAGCCCATCATAATTGTCTCCATCTTCTTTGCCTCAGTCCCTCTGGGCTTCTACACGCAGTATAAGCTGTGTTCAGCAGAGATGTTTATTGCACACAAGTGGCAGAGACACCTTAGATCAGCTATAGGTCAGTTCTACTTTCTGGTTATGTCCATCACCATTGTGTTTACCTATGCTAGAATAATTTCAGTGGCCAAAGAAGCATCGGACAATAAGAAATCTTTATCTAAAGGTCGTAAAACGGTGATTCTCCACGCTATCCAGCTGTTCCTGTGTCTGATCCAGCTCTGGTGCCCGTTCATGGAGGCTGCCATCCTGCCAATTAATTTGAAATTGTACATTAATGTGAGATTCtttgattacattgtttttattCTTGCCCCGCGATGTCTTTGTCCGCTTGTCTATGGCCTAAGGGATGAAAAGTTTTTCCTTGCAATTAAATATTATGTATTTTTTGGGGTGAATAAGAACATTTCCCCAATACTTGTTGATAACTTAATTACTGGTCATATGAAAACATAA